The genomic window GTGCCGACGATTCCTTGGCGGAACACGAGGATCACGACGATGAAGATCACCCCGGTGATGACCCCCCACGCGTCGGTCCATGTGGAGAGGAAGTCGCGCAGGAGCAGGAAGAGGGCCGCGCCGACCAGCGGGCCGAGGCGGGTGCCCATGCCGCCCAACAGGACCATGATCACCACCTGGCCCGATGTGGTCCAGTGCACGGCGTCGAGCGCCACGAACCCGTGACTGATCACCCAGATCCCGCCGGCAAGTCCCGACAGGGCGCAGGAGAGCACTACGGCGAGCAGCTTGAACCGATTCACCGCGTATCCTAACGTTTGTGTCCGGACGTCGTTCTCGCGGATCGCGAGCAGCACCCGGCCGAACGGGGAGCGCACGATCCGCCAGCATAGCAGGAGGCCGAGCACGATCAGCGGAAACGCGGCGTAGTAGTAAACTATGGACGACGAGATGTTGAGCCCGCCGAGCGCCTGCCGCGGGATGTCCTGGATGCCGTTCTCGCCGCCCGTGAGCGACCGCCACTCGTTGATCACGTAGAACACCATCTGCCCGAACGCCAGCGTGATCATCGCGAAGTAGATGCCGCGGCGCCGGATCGCGAGCGCCATCAACGGGAGCGCGAGCAGACCGGCCGCAAGCCCACCGGCGAGAGCGTTGAGAGGAAATGGGACCCCCGCTCTTTGTGCGAGGAGACCCGCCGCGTATGCACCGCCTCCAAAGAACGCCGCTTGTCCAAACGACAAGAGGCCAGTGTAGCCGAGCATAATGTCGAAGGCGGTCGCAAACAGCCCCCATACCAGGATGTCAACGGCCAGTACCGGGTAGATTCTGAAAGGCAGTAGGAGGCCCACCGCGACCAGCGCGGCCCAGCCGATCTTGCCCGCCATCCTATCCGGCCTCCGGGCTGCCGAACAGGCCGGAAGGGCGCAGCAGCAGGACGAACGCCATCAGCACAAAGACGAGCGTGTTGGCGGCTGGCGGGTAGTAGACGGCTCCGAGCGCCGAGATGACTCCCACGAGGAACCCCGTGACCACCGACCCGAAGATGGATCCCATCCCGCCGATCACGACGATCGCAAAGGTGGTGATGATGAGGTCGGACCCCATGAGCGGCGAGATGTTGCGCATCGGCGCAGCCAGCACCCCCGCGAGCCCCGCCAGCCCAACCCCGAACGCAAAGACGAGAGGAATCCAGCGATCGACGTCCACCCCGAGCGCGCGGGTGAGCGCCG from bacterium includes these protein-coding regions:
- a CDS encoding branched-chain amino acid ABC transporter permease, which gives rise to MAGKIGWAALVAVGLLLPFRIYPVLAVDILVWGLFATAFDIMLGYTGLLSFGQAAFFGGGAYAAGLLAQRAGVPFPLNALAGGLAAGLLALPLMALAIRRRGIYFAMITLAFGQMVFYVINEWRSLTGGENGIQDIPRQALGGLNISSSIVYYYAAFPLIVLGLLLCWRIVRSPFGRVLLAIRENDVRTQTLGYAVNRFKLLAVVLSCALSGLAGGIWVISHGFVALDAVHWTTSGQVVIMVLLGGMGTRLGPLVGAALFLLLRDFLSTWTDAWGVITGVIFIVVILVFRQGIVGT